In a single window of the Elaeis guineensis isolate ETL-2024a chromosome 6, EG11, whole genome shotgun sequence genome:
- the LOC109505965 gene encoding uncharacterized protein isoform X1 produces MFSYSFLVTPSLWNDKGGKLLAHMSVPSAELTAAQFGIKVAKTKYHASNIILEGDSTTVTNWIRTVNINKHKHLPLLCDISAWKSSSFLFKVNRIYGEANQMLLMFSFPVIDSLMQNHYYFSSLMTAVQSPICMTKVCRIKHMCQEHSEEDLKVEFLYANAGGKKWKHKISKGGERSVQNGVFQGTLINPASNNGWNSYMKLRSYFSLNGSYGFGRKHVQQYWHSLQIDHLATAGVF; encoded by the exons ATGTTCTCATACAGTTTCTTGGTTACACCCTCCCTATGGAACGATAAAG GAGGTAAATTGTTAGCTCATATGTCGGTTCCTTCTGCTGAACTAACAGCAGCTCAGTTTGGTATTAAGGTGGCGAAAACTAAATACCATGCTTCAAACATCATTCTCGAAGGAGACTCCACCACAGTAACAAATTGGATCCGGACTGTAAATATAAACAAGCATAAACATCTACCTTTACTTTGTGATATATCAGCTTGGAAGTCCTCAAGTTTTTTATTCAAGGTAAATCGTATATATGGAGAAGCAAACCAG ATGCTGCTAATGTTTAGTTTCCCTGTCATTGACTCACTAATGCAGAATCATTATTACTTTAGCTCACTTATGACGGCTGTACAAAGTCCAATTTGCATGACAAAGGTTTGCAGAATCAAGCACATGTGCCAAG AGCATAGTGAAGAAGATTTAAAGGTGGAATTTTTATATGCCAACGCTGGAGGGAAGAAATGGAAGCATAAAATATCAAAAGGAGGGGAGAGATCTGTTCAAAATGGAGTATTTCAGGGAACGTTAATAAATCCTGCTTCAAATAATGGGTGGAATAGTTATATGAAACTTCGAAGCTACTTCTCATTAAACGGTTCCTATGGTTTTGGAAGGAAGCATGTTCAACAGTATTGGCATAGTCTTCAGATTGACCATCTTGCTACGGCAGGAGTATTTTGA
- the LOC109505965 gene encoding uncharacterized protein isoform X4 codes for MFSYSFLVTPSLWNDKGGKLLAHMSVPSAELTAAQFGIKVAKTKYHASNIILEGDSTTVTNWIRTVNINKHKHLPLLCDISAWKSSSFLFKVNRIYGEANQMLLMFSFPVIDSLMQNHYYFSSLMTAVQSPICMTKVCRIKHMCQGDVI; via the exons ATGTTCTCATACAGTTTCTTGGTTACACCCTCCCTATGGAACGATAAAG GAGGTAAATTGTTAGCTCATATGTCGGTTCCTTCTGCTGAACTAACAGCAGCTCAGTTTGGTATTAAGGTGGCGAAAACTAAATACCATGCTTCAAACATCATTCTCGAAGGAGACTCCACCACAGTAACAAATTGGATCCGGACTGTAAATATAAACAAGCATAAACATCTACCTTTACTTTGTGATATATCAGCTTGGAAGTCCTCAAGTTTTTTATTCAAGGTAAATCGTATATATGGAGAAGCAAACCAG ATGCTGCTAATGTTTAGTTTCCCTGTCATTGACTCACTAATGCAGAATCATTATTACTTTAGCTCACTTATGACGGCTGTACAAAGTCCAATTTGCATGACAAAGGTTTGCAGAATCAAGCACATGTGCCAAG GTGATGTTATATAA
- the LOC109505965 gene encoding uncharacterized protein isoform X2 — translation MFSYSFLVTPSLWNDKGGKLLAHMSVPSAELTAAQFGIKVAKTKYHASNIILEGDSTTVTNWIRTVNINKHKHLPLLCDISAWKSSSFLFKMLLMFSFPVIDSLMQNHYYFSSLMTAVQSPICMTKVCRIKHMCQEHSEEDLKVEFLYANAGGKKWKHKISKGGERSVQNGVFQGTLINPASNNGWNSYMKLRSYFSLNGSYGFGRKHVQQYWHSLQIDHLATAGVF, via the exons ATGTTCTCATACAGTTTCTTGGTTACACCCTCCCTATGGAACGATAAAG GAGGTAAATTGTTAGCTCATATGTCGGTTCCTTCTGCTGAACTAACAGCAGCTCAGTTTGGTATTAAGGTGGCGAAAACTAAATACCATGCTTCAAACATCATTCTCGAAGGAGACTCCACCACAGTAACAAATTGGATCCGGACTGTAAATATAAACAAGCATAAACATCTACCTTTACTTTGTGATATATCAGCTTGGAAGTCCTCAAGTTTTTTATTCAAG ATGCTGCTAATGTTTAGTTTCCCTGTCATTGACTCACTAATGCAGAATCATTATTACTTTAGCTCACTTATGACGGCTGTACAAAGTCCAATTTGCATGACAAAGGTTTGCAGAATCAAGCACATGTGCCAAG AGCATAGTGAAGAAGATTTAAAGGTGGAATTTTTATATGCCAACGCTGGAGGGAAGAAATGGAAGCATAAAATATCAAAAGGAGGGGAGAGATCTGTTCAAAATGGAGTATTTCAGGGAACGTTAATAAATCCTGCTTCAAATAATGGGTGGAATAGTTATATGAAACTTCGAAGCTACTTCTCATTAAACGGTTCCTATGGTTTTGGAAGGAAGCATGTTCAACAGTATTGGCATAGTCTTCAGATTGACCATCTTGCTACGGCAGGAGTATTTTGA
- the LOC109505965 gene encoding uncharacterized protein isoform X3: protein MNLGGKLLAHMSVPSAELTAAQFGIKVAKTKYHASNIILEGDSTTVTNWIRTVNINKHKHLPLLCDISAWKSSSFLFKVNRIYGEANQMLLMFSFPVIDSLMQNHYYFSSLMTAVQSPICMTKVCRIKHMCQEHSEEDLKVEFLYANAGGKKWKHKISKGGERSVQNGVFQGTLINPASNNGWNSYMKLRSYFSLNGSYGFGRKHVQQYWHSLQIDHLATAGVF from the exons GAGGTAAATTGTTAGCTCATATGTCGGTTCCTTCTGCTGAACTAACAGCAGCTCAGTTTGGTATTAAGGTGGCGAAAACTAAATACCATGCTTCAAACATCATTCTCGAAGGAGACTCCACCACAGTAACAAATTGGATCCGGACTGTAAATATAAACAAGCATAAACATCTACCTTTACTTTGTGATATATCAGCTTGGAAGTCCTCAAGTTTTTTATTCAAGGTAAATCGTATATATGGAGAAGCAAACCAG ATGCTGCTAATGTTTAGTTTCCCTGTCATTGACTCACTAATGCAGAATCATTATTACTTTAGCTCACTTATGACGGCTGTACAAAGTCCAATTTGCATGACAAAGGTTTGCAGAATCAAGCACATGTGCCAAG AGCATAGTGAAGAAGATTTAAAGGTGGAATTTTTATATGCCAACGCTGGAGGGAAGAAATGGAAGCATAAAATATCAAAAGGAGGGGAGAGATCTGTTCAAAATGGAGTATTTCAGGGAACGTTAATAAATCCTGCTTCAAATAATGGGTGGAATAGTTATATGAAACTTCGAAGCTACTTCTCATTAAACGGTTCCTATGGTTTTGGAAGGAAGCATGTTCAACAGTATTGGCATAGTCTTCAGATTGACCATCTTGCTACGGCAGGAGTATTTTGA
- the LOC105047716 gene encoding 3-ketoacyl-CoA synthase 4: MRSTIQFLRISMFTLLALTIIIHTMIPSIPSSLLNPDALLFLFEHKVVLLSLLWCATVAIVAYLSTRPLPVFLLDYTCFKPDNDRRCSLEVCEYVGLRSRRFSPTSQEFMRAIYRKSGLGDETYAPPFLFQTDYGAQFRHAILEAEEGMFSAVASLLAKTAVEPSRITLLITACSMFAPSPSFSSFIVHRFKLAPSVKTFNLAGMGCSAGTMSIDLAAKILRRRVGYALIVVTESTSLNWYFGDNRHMLVTNCIFRAGTAAALVTSDPSRLGAAKMELVRTLRTHHGADDAAYNAAVQMEDEDGNVGVALTKDLVRVAGAGLKGHISTLAPRVLPVSELLRYVYNVTRSIMAGDRKAVHVPAFTKAFEHMCIHAGGKAVIDAVGKIMRFDHGVTEPARMCLHRFGNTSSSLVFYELAYFEAKGRVKKGDRVWMLAFGTGFKACSVVWRALRDSGMDPDNPWKECIHRYPVV, encoded by the coding sequence ATGAGATCTACCATCCAGTTCCTCAGGATCTCCATGTTCACCCTGTTGGCACTGACCATAATCATCCACACTATGATTCCTTCCATCCCGAGTTCACTACTGAACCCGGACGCGCTTCTCTTCCTCTTCGAGCACAAGGTggtcctcctctctctcctctggtgcGCCACCGTCGCCATCGTCGCCTACCTGTCGACCCGGCCCCTCCCCGTCTTCCTCCTCGACTACACCTGCTTCAAGCCTGACAACGACCGGCGGTGCAGCTTGGAGGTGTGCGAGTACGTCGGCCTCCGCAGCCGTCGCTTCTCCCCGACCAGCCAGGAGTTCATGCGCGCCATCTACCGCAAGTCCGGCCTTGGGGACGAGACCTACGCCCCGCCCTTTCTCTTCCAGACCGACTACGGTGCCCAGTTCCGGCACGCCATCCTCGAGGCCGAAGAAGGCATGTTCTCCGCCGTGGCCTCCCTCCTCGCCAAGACCGCCGTCGAACCCTCCCGCATCACCCTCCTGATCACCGCCTGCAGCATGTTCGCCCCCTCCCCCTCCTTCTCCTCCTTCATCGTCCACCGCTTCAAGCTGGCCCCCTCCGTCAAGACATTCAACCTCGCCGGCATGGGCTGCAGCGCCGGCACCATGTCCATCGACCTCGCCGCCAAGATCCTCCGCCGCCGAGTCGGCTACGCTCTCATAGTCGTCACCGAAAGCACCAGCCTCAACTGGTACTTCGGCGACAACCGCCACATGCTGGTGACCAACTGCATCTTCCGGGCGGGGACCGCCGCGGCGCTCGTCACCAGCGACCCCTCCCGGCTGGGCGCCGCCAAGATGGAGCTGGTCCGCACCCTCCGCACCCACCACGGCGCCGACGACGCGGCCTACAACGCCGCCGTCCAGATGGAGGACGAGGACGGCAACGTGGGTGTCGCGCTCACCAAGGACTTGGTCCGGGTGGCCGGCGCCGGCCTCAAGGGCCACATCTCCACCCTCGCCCCCCGAGTCCTCCCGGTCTCCGAGCTTCTACGCTACGTCTACAACGTGACGAGGTCGATCATGGCGGGGGACCGCAAGGCGGTGCACGTGCCGGCCTTCACCAAGGCGTTCGAGCACATGTGCATCCACGCAGGCGGGAAGGCGGTGATCGACGCGGTGGGGAAGATCATGCGGTTCGACCACGGCGTGACGGAGCCGGCCCGGATGTGCCTGCACCGATTCGGGAACACGTCGAGCAGCTTGGTGTTTTACGAGCTGGCCTACTTCGAGGCCAAGGGCAGGGTAAAGAAGGGGGATAGGGTGTGGATGCTGGCGTTCGGGACCGGGTTCAAGGCCTGCAGCGTGGTGTGGAGGGCGTTGAGAGACTCCGGGATGGATCCGGACAATCCATGGAAGGAATGCATCCATAGGTATCCGGTGGTGTAG